One segment of Papaver somniferum cultivar HN1 unplaced genomic scaffold, ASM357369v1 unplaced-scaffold_81, whole genome shotgun sequence DNA contains the following:
- the LOC113345501 gene encoding carbonic anhydrase 2-like → MAVKDKCEEAIAGLEKLLSENKSLNAVAAAKIEQITAELLQLQTAKTTTDGEAENGFCPINRMKTGFIQFKKEKYEADTERYGELSRGQSPKFLVFACCDSRVCPSHILGFQPGEAFIVRNIANMVPPYCQNRHTEVGAAIEYAVLNLKVEHIVVIGHSLCGGIKGLMALPEDGSTSTDFIEEWVKIGLPAKAKVKAKAAGGDVSTSDLHEECEKEAVNVSLGNLLTYPFVRNACIDKVLDLKGGHYDFVKGYFDVWDFESGVSSTPTV, encoded by the exons ATGGCGGTAAAGGATAAATGCGAAGAAGCCATTGCTGGACTTGAGAAGCTTCTTAG tGAGAATAAAAGTCTAAATGCAGTTGCCGCGGCCAAGATCGAACAGATAACAGCTGAACTGCTGCAACTACAGACTGCTAAAACTACTACTGATGGTGAAGCCGAAAACGGTTTCTGTCCGATTAACAGGATGAAAACTGGATTCATCCAATTCAAAAAGGAAAAATACGA GGCTGATACAGAACGGTATGGGGAACTCTCAAGGGGCCAGAGCCCCAAG TTCCTGGTGTTTGCATGCTGTGACTCTCGGGTGTGCCCTTCCCACATCTTGGGATTCCAACCAGGAGAGGCTTTCATTGTGAGAAACATTGCTAATATGGTTCCACCCTATTGCCAA AACAGGCATACTGAAGTTGGAGCTGCCATAGAATATGCTGTCTTGAATCTCAAG GTTGAGCATATTGTGGTGATCGGACACAGCCTTTGTGGCGGGATCAAAGGACTTATGGCTCTTCCAGAGGATGGCTCCACCTCTAC TGATTTCATCGAAGAATGGGTCAAAATCGGTTTACCAGCCAAGGCCAAGGTCAAGGCCAAGGCCGCTGGCGGTGATGTATCGACTTCAGACCTACACGAAGAGTGTGAGAAG GAGGCGGTGAATGTATCCCTTGGTAACCTTTTGACGTACCCATTCGTGAGAAATGCATGCATTGACAAAGTGTTAGATTTAAAGGGAGGTCATTATGATTTCGTCAAGGGGTATTTTGATGTCTGGGACTTCGAGTCTGGAGTCTCCTCAACACCCACCGTATGA